The Rhizobium indicum sequence TGACGGATGGATTGCGACGCGAATTCCGATAGAGATTCGCTGACCCATTCACGAGGACTGCTCCGCCCTGATGCGGAGATCTGGAGGAGATACCGATCATGACTTCGATCCGTTTTGCGCTCAACCATATGGCAGCACCGTCGCTTGCCATCGACGATTTTTTCGCGCTGGCCAGATCGCTCGGCATCGATGCCGTCGAGATCCGCAACGACCTTTCCGACAATGCCATCCTCGACGGCACCAAACCCGAGGTGATCAGGCAAGCGGCTGCCCGCCATGGCCTAACGATCACCTCGATCAACGCCCTGCAGCGCTTCAACGAGTGGAACGCGACCCGGGCCGCCGAAGCGCAGGAACTGATCGATTATGCCGGCGCGTCGGGCGCCAAGGCGCTCGTCCTCGTTCCGAAGAATGACGGCACCGGTTGCGCCGACGGCGAACGGCAGGCCAATCTGCGCCAGTCCCTGGTTGCATTGAAGCCGATGCTCGAGGAAGCCGGTATTCTCGGTCTCGTCGAGCCGCTCGGTTTCGAGATCTGCTCGCTGCGCTCCAAGACCGAGGCGGCCGAGGCCATCAAGGAACTCGGTGCGCAATCCACCTTCAGGCTCGTCCACGACACCTTCCACCATCATCTTGCCGGCGAAGCGGCGACCTTCCCTGAGCTTGCCGGCCTCGTGCACATCTCCGGCGTCAGCGATTCTTCCGTTGCTGTTGCCGATATGCGCGATACTCACCGCGTCCTGGTCGATGCCGACGATCTGCTCGACAATACCGGGCAGGTCAGGGCGCTGCTGCAGGCGGGCTATAACGGCCCGTTCTCCTTCGAGCCCTTCGCAGCCGAGGTGCATGCGCTGAAGGACCCGGCCGCCGCGCTGCGCGCCAGCATGGATTATCTCAGCGCGCGGGTTTGAGATCTGGGCAAAGCGTCGGCTGACCCCGCCATGGGTGTCGGGACGGCGCGCAGGACGATTGTCACGAGAGACCGCGCTGGCGCGGCCTCTCGCCCGAAGCTACTCCCTGCCTCTGAACCGGCGCTGATAGGCCGGATCATAGAGTGAGCTCTCGCGAAAATCCTCGGCCGCGAGAGAAGGGCCGACGAAGATGATCGCCGTGCGTTCGATCGGTTCGGCTGCAACCTTTGCCTCGATATCGGCGAGCGTGCCACGCAGGACGCGCTCGTCCGGCCAGGAGGCCTTGACGACGATGGCGACAGGGCAGTCGGCGCCGTAAAGCGGCGTCAATTCTACCACCACCTGCTTCAGCGCGTGGATAGCCAGATGGATCGCCAGCGTGGCGCCCGTCGCGCCGAACTTCGCCAGTGTCTCGTCATTCGGCATCGGTGAAGCGCGGCCGGAAACGCGGGTCAGCACCAGGCTCTGGGCCACAGCCGGGATCGTCAGCTCGCGGCCGAGGACAGAGGCTGCGGCGGCAAAGGCCGGAACGCCTGGCGTCATCGTATAGTCGATGCCGTGTTTTTGCAGCCGGCGCACCTGCTCGGCGACCGCACTCCAGACCGAGAGATCGCCGGAATGCAGCCGGGCGACATCCTGGCCGGCCGCAGCGGCGCGAAGATATTCCGCCTCGATCTCATCGAGCGACATCGGCGCCGTATCGACGATGCGAGCGCCCGGCGGACAATATTGCAGCAGTTCGGGCGAGACGATCGAGCCGGCATAAAGGCAGACCGGGCATCGGGCGATGAGATCGCGGCCACGCACCGTAATCAGATCCGCAGCACCTGGTCCCGCGCCGATGAAATGCACCGTCATCTCGTCATCCTTTCGTCCAGCGCCACTGCGTCACCGGCATGGCCGGCCGCCAGCCGGTCATGCCGCCGACGGGCTGGGCGCGCGATATTTCGATCCGCGTG is a genomic window containing:
- the cobM gene encoding precorrin-4 C(11)-methyltransferase produces the protein MTVHFIGAGPGAADLITVRGRDLIARCPVCLYAGSIVSPELLQYCPPGARIVDTAPMSLDEIEAEYLRAAAAGQDVARLHSGDLSVWSAVAEQVRRLQKHGIDYTMTPGVPAFAAAASVLGRELTIPAVAQSLVLTRVSGRASPMPNDETLAKFGATGATLAIHLAIHALKQVVVELTPLYGADCPVAIVVKASWPDERVLRGTLADIEAKVAAEPIERTAIIFVGPSLAAEDFRESSLYDPAYQRRFRGRE
- a CDS encoding TIM barrel protein is translated as MTSIRFALNHMAAPSLAIDDFFALARSLGIDAVEIRNDLSDNAILDGTKPEVIRQAAARHGLTITSINALQRFNEWNATRAAEAQELIDYAGASGAKALVLVPKNDGTGCADGERQANLRQSLVALKPMLEEAGILGLVEPLGFEICSLRSKTEAAEAIKELGAQSTFRLVHDTFHHHLAGEAATFPELAGLVHISGVSDSSVAVADMRDTHRVLVDADDLLDNTGQVRALLQAGYNGPFSFEPFAAEVHALKDPAAALRASMDYLSARV